In a single window of the Massilia oculi genome:
- a CDS encoding DUF4214 domain-containing protein has translation MATAFTSQVSAAESTWPIEPRFSYPNGDVMQVAENTRDVTVDIISQGPSGPIYNDYVITGGADAALFTVDQATGLLRFIEAPDYESPRDRGAGAGNNTYQVEVTRTDSAGTAAQLLTIWVTDVDERPGTAPQVSVIDNREVRVNTVTEADGTQRQVLIAGTARVAGPDTNGASLTSAVPIAVDGSGRVLLRADLPMEAGMTASGSVVPEAAGAVLADVLREVRQHSEAGSASQASLLAGATRFVAEAGNTPLLLQTIAPTVAFGVAPQAYSPLALVGVEAGAGNPLVAVVIDTRGLWNSSVTLDHIGFAALAGEVTVRGGAGGQHVVADADAQTLELGEGNDVVYAGGGDDVIDCGAGDDRLHGEDGDDNIIVGAGNDWIDGGAGIDTVRLAGSRADYTLRVEQGHVVVTARDGIEGSDSLANVEILNFGGDGAERSVRGTVTRMIESLEDRVATRVELDAWEAQHAAGMSLLEISASLLAASGADDVMSDDDFVRSLYENGMEQDGNLKELYGWLVGLDAGARTRADVLLEFADHFAMLQYMDWYGSSAWIADTDVGMLVRMYDTLFDRAPDQGGLNHWIAASENGIGMAAIADTFVNAAEGQFGGMSNAQYVAHLYQAGLERTASQAEVAGWAALIDDGTLNRGDVLLGIANSAEMAELIGVMSTSIDLL, from the coding sequence ATGGCAACCGCATTCACATCTCAGGTCAGCGCCGCCGAATCCACCTGGCCGATCGAGCCGCGCTTTTCCTATCCCAACGGGGACGTGATGCAGGTGGCCGAAAATACCCGCGACGTCACCGTCGACATCATCTCCCAGGGCCCGTCCGGCCCGATCTACAACGACTACGTGATCACCGGCGGCGCCGACGCCGCGCTGTTCACGGTCGACCAGGCTACCGGCCTGCTGCGCTTCATCGAGGCGCCCGACTACGAGTCGCCGCGCGACCGCGGCGCCGGCGCGGGCAACAATACCTACCAGGTCGAGGTCACGCGCACAGACAGCGCCGGCACCGCCGCGCAGCTGTTGACGATCTGGGTCACGGACGTCGACGAGCGTCCCGGCACGGCGCCGCAGGTCAGCGTGATCGATAACCGCGAGGTGCGGGTGAACACGGTCACCGAGGCCGACGGCACGCAGCGCCAGGTGCTCATTGCCGGCACCGCCCGCGTGGCCGGCCCGGACACCAATGGCGCCAGCCTCACGAGCGCGGTGCCGATCGCCGTCGACGGCAGCGGCCGGGTCCTGCTGCGCGCCGACCTGCCGATGGAAGCGGGCATGACGGCCAGCGGCAGCGTGGTGCCGGAAGCCGCCGGCGCGGTTCTAGCCGACGTGCTGCGCGAGGTGCGCCAGCACAGCGAGGCCGGCTCCGCTTCACAGGCCAGCCTGCTCGCCGGCGCCACCCGCTTCGTTGCCGAGGCTGGGAACACGCCGCTGCTGCTGCAGACAATCGCGCCGACGGTGGCTTTCGGCGTGGCGCCGCAGGCATACAGTCCTTTGGCACTAGTCGGCGTCGAGGCCGGCGCCGGCAATCCGCTGGTCGCCGTGGTCATCGATACGCGCGGCCTGTGGAACAGCAGCGTCACCCTGGACCATATCGGCTTCGCCGCGCTGGCCGGCGAAGTCACGGTCAGGGGCGGCGCCGGCGGCCAGCACGTGGTGGCCGACGCCGACGCCCAGACTCTCGAGCTGGGTGAGGGCAACGACGTGGTGTATGCCGGCGGCGGCGACGACGTCATCGACTGCGGGGCGGGCGATGACCGCCTGCATGGCGAAGACGGCGACGACAACATCATCGTCGGTGCGGGCAACGACTGGATCGACGGCGGCGCGGGCATCGACACCGTGCGCCTGGCGGGGAGCCGGGCCGACTACACGCTCCGGGTCGAACAGGGGCACGTGGTGGTCACGGCCCGCGACGGCATCGAAGGCAGCGACTCGCTCGCGAACGTCGAGATCCTGAATTTCGGCGGCGACGGCGCCGAGCGCTCGGTGCGCGGCACCGTCACGCGCATGATCGAGTCGCTCGAGGATCGCGTGGCGACCCGCGTCGAACTCGATGCCTGGGAGGCGCAACATGCCGCCGGCATGTCGCTGCTGGAGATCTCGGCCAGCCTGCTCGCGGCGAGCGGCGCCGACGATGTCATGAGCGACGACGATTTCGTGAGGTCGCTGTACGAGAACGGCATGGAGCAAGACGGCAACCTGAAGGAGCTATACGGCTGGCTGGTCGGACTGGACGCGGGTGCGCGCACGCGGGCCGATGTCCTGCTGGAGTTCGCCGACCACTTCGCCATGCTGCAGTATATGGACTGGTACGGGTCCAGCGCCTGGATCGCGGACACCGATGTCGGCATGTTGGTGCGCATGTATGACACCTTGTTCGACCGCGCGCCGGACCAGGGTGGCCTGAACCACTGGATCGCGGCCAGTGAAAACGGCATCGGCATGGCGGCTATTGCCGACACCTTCGTCAACGCGGCGGAAGGCCAGTTCGGCGGCATGAGCAATGCGCAGTATGTCGCCCACCTGTACCAGGCGGGACTGGAGCGCACGGCCAGCCAGGCCGAGGTCGCGGGCTGGGCCGCCTTGATCGACGACGGCACGCTCAATCGCGGCGACGTCCTGCTCGGCATCGCCAATTCGGCCGAGATGGCCGAGCTGATCGGGGTGATGAGTACCTCGATCGACCTGCTCTGA
- a CDS encoding type II secretion system protein GspD, translating into MIQRHLVCALLALPAFAFAQGSPAGAAIVGATSAGVTTSQPATAPAAPAAPATMSYTFRDTPVSELFNMIARSARVNIMLGRGVSGNVSINLYDLTVREAIEAVAQAGGFVVSERAGGFLVEDPRAAPQEVPEALQVKALKVRYADVTKVGAILARQVGPLGAVTVLDQTKTVVIESTEAGLQRAASVLREIDRAPQQILIEAKILEITLDRNENFGVDWSRVFSEGPDVFGATGFATRAGPRFYLNVVNRNIEAYLSALSNKGRVHTLATPRLLALEDQEATTNVGDQLGYRLTTTINNVTSESIQFLDTGVILRVTPSVDADGRIMLKVRPEVSSGSVSAGIPSKKTTEVNTQLVADDGQPVLIGGLIKRSATYRRLGVPLLSDIPVIGGIFASTDDGGSATETIVVITPRIVPAGGAAIDGPTERTLEQAEQAMRARSEMLDRKLDSIVP; encoded by the coding sequence ATGATTCAACGCCATCTGGTGTGCGCGCTGCTGGCGCTGCCGGCATTCGCCTTCGCCCAGGGTTCGCCGGCGGGTGCTGCGATCGTCGGCGCCACGAGCGCCGGCGTGACGACCTCGCAGCCGGCGACCGCCCCCGCCGCCCCGGCCGCCCCGGCCACGATGTCGTACACGTTCCGCGACACCCCGGTGAGCGAACTGTTCAACATGATCGCGCGCAGCGCGCGCGTCAACATCATGCTGGGCCGCGGCGTGAGCGGCAACGTCTCGATCAACCTGTACGACCTGACGGTTCGCGAAGCCATCGAGGCGGTCGCGCAGGCAGGCGGCTTCGTCGTGAGCGAACGGGCCGGCGGCTTCCTGGTCGAAGACCCGCGCGCCGCCCCGCAAGAGGTTCCCGAGGCGCTCCAGGTGAAGGCGCTCAAGGTGCGCTACGCCGACGTGACGAAGGTCGGCGCGATCCTGGCGCGCCAGGTGGGGCCACTGGGCGCGGTCACGGTGCTCGACCAGACCAAAACCGTGGTGATCGAGTCGACCGAGGCCGGACTACAGCGTGCGGCAAGCGTCCTGCGCGAGATCGACCGGGCGCCGCAGCAGATCCTGATCGAAGCCAAGATCCTTGAGATCACGCTGGACCGCAACGAGAACTTCGGCGTCGACTGGTCGCGCGTCTTCAGCGAGGGACCGGACGTGTTCGGCGCCACCGGCTTCGCCACCCGCGCCGGCCCGCGCTTCTACCTGAACGTCGTCAACAGGAATATCGAAGCCTACCTGAGCGCGCTGAGCAACAAGGGGCGCGTGCACACGCTGGCCACGCCGCGCCTGCTCGCGCTCGAGGACCAGGAAGCGACCACCAATGTCGGCGACCAGCTGGGCTACCGGCTGACGACGACGATCAACAACGTCACGTCCGAGTCGATCCAGTTCCTCGACACCGGCGTGATCCTGCGCGTGACGCCGTCGGTCGACGCCGACGGCCGCATCATGCTGAAAGTGCGGCCGGAAGTGAGCTCCGGCTCGGTCTCGGCCGGCATTCCGTCGAAGAAGACCACCGAGGTCAATACCCAGCTGGTGGCCGACGACGGCCAGCCGGTGCTGATCGGGGGCCTGATCAAGCGCAGCGCGACCTACCGCCGGCTGGGGGTGCCGCTGCTGTCGGACATCCCGGTCATCGGCGGCATCTTCGCGAGCACCGACGACGGTGGCTCGGCCACCGAGACGATCGTGGTCATCACGCCGCGCATCGTGCCTGCCGGCGGCGCGGCGATCGACGGCCCGACCGAGCGCACCCTGGAGCAGGCCGAGCAAGCCATGCGCGCGCGCAGCGAGATGCTCGACCGCAAGCTGGACAGCATCGTGCCCTGA
- a CDS encoding GspMb/PilO family protein produces MTPGPREALAALPARQLNLIAIGAVGVALALAWSVGLRAPLAAHAQQRKALATLEARAAKASTAPPAAPAHAAASGDPVAQPVAAPTAPAPLALIAAVSSSAAQAGVTVSSAAQGAEQQVAGLRLHTVDISASGSYAAILAWLADIEASQPAVGIVRLALSADEAGDRRRISLQLAIYDTEGLP; encoded by the coding sequence ATGACGCCCGGCCCGCGCGAGGCGCTGGCCGCGCTGCCGGCGCGCCAGCTGAACCTGATCGCGATCGGCGCGGTCGGCGTCGCGCTGGCGCTGGCGTGGAGCGTCGGACTGCGCGCGCCGCTCGCGGCCCATGCCCAGCAGCGCAAGGCGCTGGCCACGCTCGAAGCGCGTGCCGCCAAGGCAAGCACGGCGCCGCCGGCCGCGCCCGCGCACGCGGCGGCGAGCGGGGATCCGGTGGCCCAGCCGGTCGCCGCGCCGACCGCGCCGGCGCCGCTGGCGCTGATCGCCGCCGTCAGCAGCAGCGCCGCCCAAGCCGGCGTGACCGTGTCGTCCGCGGCGCAAGGCGCGGAGCAACAGGTCGCCGGCCTACGGCTGCATACCGTCGACATTTCGGCCAGCGGCAGCTATGCGGCGATCCTGGCCTGGCTCGCCGACATCGAGGCCAGCCAGCCGGCCGTCGGCATCGTCCGGCTTGCCCTGTCGGCGGACGAAGCCGGCGACAGGCGCAGGATCTCGCTGCAGCTTGCCATCTACGATACCGAAGGATTGCCATGA
- a CDS encoding PilN domain-containing protein, producing the protein MADIDMIPRSYRDGVRLRRTARRTACALAAVVVAAAAGHAGLRWSSAAMEREATRLRSAASVAQTDLQRAAAQREALLREQQRAGLLGAVRREGELAAFARAIDSALPADAWLTAITLRRSTRTASPGAAPAPEGSAQDTFATGNAQGDTLLLDSHVELTGQAASYEGMTDFLARLGRAPGLANVQLQSSGANADAGAIDFRATLSLTQRREGE; encoded by the coding sequence ATGGCTGACATCGACATGATTCCGCGCAGCTACCGCGACGGCGTGCGCCTGCGCCGCACCGCGCGCCGCACTGCCTGCGCGCTGGCCGCGGTGGTCGTCGCCGCAGCCGCGGGACATGCGGGCCTGCGCTGGAGCAGCGCCGCCATGGAACGCGAAGCCACGCGCTTGCGCAGCGCCGCCAGCGTCGCGCAGACCGACTTGCAGCGCGCCGCCGCGCAGCGCGAGGCGTTGCTGCGCGAGCAGCAACGCGCGGGCCTGCTGGGCGCGGTGCGGCGCGAAGGCGAGCTGGCCGCGTTCGCGCGGGCCATCGACAGCGCCCTCCCCGCCGACGCCTGGCTGACCGCGATCACGCTGCGGCGCTCCACGCGGACCGCGTCGCCCGGCGCGGCGCCGGCGCCCGAAGGCAGCGCGCAGGACACGTTCGCGACCGGCAATGCGCAAGGCGATACCCTCCTGCTCGACAGCCATGTGGAGCTCACCGGCCAGGCCGCCAGCTACGAAGGCATGACCGACTTCCTGGCGCGCCTCGGCCGCGCCCCCGGCCTGGCGAACGTCCAGTTGCAGTCCAGCGGCGCCAATGCCGACGCCGGCGCGATCGACTTCCGGGCGACCCTCTCGCTCACGCAGCGCAGGGAGGGCGAATGA
- the pilM gene encoding pilus assembly protein PilM encodes MGRRAGAGASPARPIGADFAATRLNLVQAERRGERWHLQAAASRAYPMPREALLANPRELLRFVNATLAQAPFQGRRVISALAPADVRILPLTVQVAQGQTEAQAVARAAAEQLGERAAQHVIDYYQVRGADQDGGERQVLLAAAPKAGVLDFLAMLERARLTPVALDIGPAAIGRLLAVLHGSDVGQSVALLNFGTRKSYLTVIWGRRLMLDREIAFGEDMLAGAVADALDLPPDTAASLLRDHGIGAREAGPAADPHGELRRAIRAILHPACQALADELAHTQVYVASRTRGSSISRLYLNGSLARYPDIGARMAELIDVPVHLLDPHDAFAGAAADGAQRAENATAIALATGLALREDAHG; translated from the coding sequence TTGGGCCGACGCGCGGGCGCCGGCGCCTCGCCGGCGCGCCCGATCGGCGCCGACTTCGCCGCCACCAGATTGAACCTGGTGCAGGCCGAGCGGCGCGGCGAACGCTGGCACCTGCAGGCCGCGGCCTCGCGCGCCTATCCGATGCCGCGCGAGGCCTTGCTGGCCAATCCCCGGGAATTGCTGCGCTTCGTCAACGCCACGCTGGCCCAGGCGCCGTTCCAGGGCCGCCGCGTGATCTCGGCGCTGGCCCCGGCCGACGTGCGCATCCTGCCGCTCACGGTGCAGGTGGCGCAGGGGCAGACCGAAGCGCAGGCGGTGGCGCGCGCGGCCGCCGAGCAGCTGGGCGAGCGCGCGGCCCAGCACGTGATCGACTACTACCAGGTGCGCGGCGCCGACCAGGACGGCGGCGAACGCCAGGTCCTGCTGGCCGCGGCGCCGAAGGCCGGCGTGCTGGACTTCCTGGCGATGCTCGAGCGCGCGCGCCTGACGCCGGTGGCGCTCGATATCGGTCCCGCCGCCATCGGCCGCCTGCTGGCCGTCCTGCACGGCAGCGACGTCGGCCAGTCGGTTGCCCTGCTCAACTTCGGCACCAGAAAGAGCTACCTCACGGTGATCTGGGGCCGGCGCCTGATGCTGGACCGAGAGATCGCCTTCGGCGAAGACATGCTTGCCGGCGCCGTGGCCGACGCGCTCGACCTGCCGCCGGACACCGCGGCCAGCCTGCTGCGCGACCATGGCATCGGCGCGCGCGAAGCGGGGCCCGCCGCCGATCCGCACGGGGAGCTGCGGCGCGCCATCCGCGCCATCCTGCACCCGGCCTGCCAGGCGCTGGCCGATGAGCTGGCGCACACCCAGGTGTACGTCGCCTCGCGCACGCGCGGCAGCTCGATCAGCCGCCTCTACCTGAACGGCAGCCTGGCGCGCTATCCCGACATCGGCGCACGCATGGCCGAACTGATCGACGTGCCGGTGCACCTGCTCGATCCCCATGACGCCTTCGCGGGCGCGGCCGCGGACGGCGCCCAGCGCGCCGAGAACGCGACCGCGATCGCACTGGCCACAGGCCTTGCGCTGAGGGAGGATGCGCATGGCTGA